The DNA window cgactcctgccagcagaagacaaaagagtAGCCACTTGAGTACTACGGCTCCAAATTGTTTATAACTTTCtctacttagtaatctctagcaAATTGAATGGCGCtaaaaagcaaaaaattaaaatgtgactacatattagtcgaaataaaaaaaacgaacgCTTCGAATGAACTAATTCTTCGAAGAAAATAAGCGATCGGAAGTTCTTTTCAAAAGAACGATAGTTCTTAgttctcttcaaagcgaatcACCTAAAACCATTCGTCAAATTCCTCAGACTTTAAACAAATTCCTCAGATCTTTAAACGAACCAATGAAACTTTATTATTTTACCAGTATGGAACcggcaaaataaaaatatccctCCAAGCGGTGAGTCAAACAGTGTGATTACCTGTACTACGATGGGCTATGGtgttcaacaaaacaaaaacacggTCTGCTATGATTATTCACTTTCTTGACGGTTTTTGAGTTGACTGAAGTGTGCCACAATGTTCCACATATAGTGGTAATGAGTGAAATGATTGTGTATTAAATACTGTGGATCGTATACTTGTTTCGTATTATCGTAGCTGATATAGCGTGTACGGCACATTGTTCTAAGTGACCCACCTCTCACTCTATTTCTGTCGCCATCTTCGTAAACTCAGagctgccactatttttcaaagaaaatctggcagatCAATTAAAAATGTCTGACAAAATCCGTCACTTGACAGCGACTTCAAAGTCATCAAGATTTGACATACATTTTAGTCTTCATAGAACGTGTATCAAACGATTTTTGTTAAGGGGAGCTTCTTCTGAATTCGACGGAAAATCAAAGcaatatttgagattttttgtggACAAATAAAGACATAAGAACTTCtacttttgatattttattcgtTATTAATCGATAattggaaaatgatttttttccacGAAAATTCAAAACAGAACAGAGTTTGTTCTATTGATCTGATTTtctttatccaaaaaatgtgaCATATCTAACATTGGcatgaaaatttatttatttataatttttaaacaaGATTATAGTAAAAAAGAgataaatttcacctttttcttTAACGTCTATACAATTGATTTTGTTTTCAtctaaatttattgaaattagtcatagaaaattttatctattttaataGATTATATCAATTTCTCATTTCAATTAACTACGAGAGACCCTAGGACGATGCTTCGCCGTTCGCGCGCCGACGAgattcgccattttgaattttagaaaagaaaaaatcattttctaactatcgataaataacgaataaaagatcGAAAGCAGAAATTTGCATATTTGAGAAATTTTTCTGGAAAGATCCggtaaaaattctcaaatattgCTTGATTTTCCGCCGAATCCAGTGAATGGTcccctatcgagcacaattggaatccgtcTTTTAAACCTCTGTAGCAAAGTTGGATTATAATtatgctcgataggtagacttttatGGCTTCACTCTTTGCATACCTTTATAGTAATGCCTTTTGGTTCCttttacggccaatttcttcacttctcgacaaacatatgattacggcttaaaagccaactgtcaaatttctctttgaaaggaaattccggacaaaccgttactcgccaatcacagatgttggtagtatagaaaagagaaaagttttctctttcgttaactgctatgaacaGTGTTTAGCcaataacggtttgtccggaatttgctttcaaagagaattttgacagttggcttttaagccgtaatcatatgtttgtcgagacttgaatgaaaaccagttttagctgaaaaccgaTTTTCGTCTAATTTATCTCCAGCTATccaaaaactggttttcagctaaaaccggttttcatccagtgaagaaattggccattACAGAACTACAGTTGGGAATTTATCTTTATTATCGGTTCATCTTTTACTTATTCTTTCCGTGTATATTCTGTCCAAACGACGTAACACAAACATCGCTGGGCAGTTAATCAATTCGACAGTGCGCAGCATAAACGTCAAAGAGAGAGCTGAAAaacacgaatacatgaatttgTGATTATCATTTTCGTTCCGCCGTATATCGTATAGTTTTTACAGCAGCAGTGCATCTCGGCTTAAGAGAACGTTCAATTGTAATCTAAAGGTGAGTGTATATTCTACGTTTTCaacattttgtcgaaattaaaagATTCCATCACTTGCCAAGTGCAGCAATTTACGATGACAGATCCGGCTGAAAACGTAGTGTTCGGCCAGCCACGGCGATTGTCAgaagaaagcgatagtagtgatgAAAATCCGGCTGGTACAGATCGTAATGCACCATCTACCGACAGGGACATCCCGGGTCAATCGAATCCGGGAAAGCGCGCCGCTAGCGATGATAGTGACGATTCGCATTCCAATGAGAAAAAACATAAAAGTAATCACACGGCCGTAGTGGCAACGCACTACAATCAAATTGAAGAACGTGGCCTGCAAGAGCGGACTAAATCAAGAATTTTTTACATGAGAAATTTTAACAATTGGATCAAGAGCATACTTATCAACAAGTATCTGGATATTGTGAAGGAGAAGACAACCCGAGGCAATCCTCTGAGGGTTATGGATATGTGCTGCGGAAAGGGAGGAGATTTGCTCAAATGGTCGAAGGGTAACATCACCCATCTCATTTGTACGGACATTGCGGAGGTCAGTGTGGAGCAATGTGAGGCACGCTACAAGAAAATGCGTCCGACGAATGAGGGAGGAAAATTTTTTACGGCAGAATTTTTCACTGCGGATGCCACCTTGCAGCGATTAAGGGAAAAATACAAAGATGTTTCGATAGACTTGAACTTGGTGAGCTGTCAGTTTGCATTTCACTACTGCTTCGAATCGTTGAAGCAAGCAGAATTCATGCTGAAGAATGCTGCGGAATGTCTGAAGGAGGGGGGATACTTTATCGGAACGATTCCGGACGCCAACGAGATCATGAAACGGCAACGGGCTGCCGGCAGCGATTCATTCGGCAACGAAGTCTATCGCATTTCGTTCCTATGTGATACGGAGAAACCGCCCCTATTCGGGGCAAAATACAACTTTCAATTAGATGGCGTGGTTGACTGTCCGGAGTTTTTGGTTCACTTTCCGACACTGATTAAACTGGCGCAAAAGTTTGGTCTTCGGTTAATCGAAAAAAAGCGCTTCGATGAGCTGTACGAGGAATCGATTTCTAACTGGAGAGGACTGATAGAGAAGATGCAGGCGTTGGAAACGTTTCCCGGGCAGTCCAGGAGCGACTGCGAACGGCAGCAAAACAAGGAAGAGTACCGTCACGCCGAGCATTTTCTCGATCAGAAGAAGGATGGTCGGAGGGGCAAGGTTGGAACGCTGTCCAAGTCGGAGTGGGAGGCGGGAAGTGAGTATTGGGTTTTGATTGGGGTATCGGAGATAGGGAActcacttttttttctttcgttgcAGCCTTGTATATGTTTTTTGCGTTTCAAAAGATGAAGACTAGCTGGGATAAAAATGGTAAACCGGTATATTCCTAGGGTTAGAAAAGACACAACCAAACGAAATTTTTAACAACGCGAGAACGGGCTGATGTTTTCATTTTTGGACGAAGTTCTCAATTTTCAGATTGTGCATTCACAAAtatgttttcgtttgtttttgtCTATTAAGCATGTATTTTTTCTCTATCTTAGCGATAGATTTTGTTACAAATGAAAAGATAACTTTTAAATTTAAactgacagaaaaatatatgcattCAATACTTTCTATTGGTGTTTATTTAGAGTTAGCGATGGCCAATCGATGTTTTGATGTATATAAAGACTTTTCCTATCTATCGTTATAAAATAACTGCGTTTTCCGACTGCCTAGCAGACTCAGCACGATGAGCTCTGAACGATTGAAAGGAAGAGGATGCAGCTCTGGTTGACCTTTACTTCTACCTGGGCCGTTTtatagttggacctccgctttTTGGGCCATTATCCAATTAAAAAGTATCTGAATGCCAAAATCTACTGTCacgtttactttgacaatcagtCTGACAATAATTGGAGATGTTAACAGATGCATtaacactactaacgtctcctttggcgAGTTTATGACATTTATGACATGATAAAGGCTGcccgaatagaattttacaataacatttaCTTcataaacaatcataaaacaaatatAGTTattactacagacactttataccagcctcctggcaaccctataccatcatatagagtttgacagcgaccgacatatatggggcgttatagctataaagccccaaacaaagaattatgtgcggcactatgctcgatattcaagcattccacacgacgttttgcatcttgtgggatgatttaatatcatatcattcagaaaatcgacattttgtaactaaatacagcttctaatcatacggttcaaaatcaatgttttgcctttcatggcagtgatgctggctgtacagagacgtcgtccttgacagggggctgctttatacagacttgcggagacaaGAACAGTAAGTTAGCAACCATGAATATTTACTGGCATCACGGATGAGCTTTGCAGGGCTTCCCACTTCACTTCCCCTCACAATACCATCATGCTCGTTGGTTGCAGTTTTTGACAGTCTGTTTGGCtgcatttttgacacttcgctagacTGTGTATGAAGTGTCTGTggttattctggttgcagttgaaaatcgaaatattgaacttgTGCCTTTCGCtttttttccctatttgcaGAGTGGATAACTAATGCGCATCatgtgtacatgttagagaatcaacttgcgcatcatctacaccagttgcgctttaAGCTGAAAATAGGAGCTAAaccgaaaggcgcaagttcactatttcgattttcaactgcaaccagaacaTTATTGTTTCAGCATTGTTCGACGCagagttctcacagtagatttacaataaaatttcatgttacAATCAATTTacctgttcagcaaaaaactgatacagtaaattcacattaaattgtactgttttctagaaaaaaaaatgcagagAAATATCTATTTTTTATGTTAAGATACACAATCAACtcttttttactgtaaaagtcgattttacattgaagtttactgtagaaacgttaaagtttattatttttgtgtTGTAGCATCACACAGAATTTACTgttaattattgtaaaattactgcactgtcacagtgaaattttgcaattagcggtggcatatagacactatttgcttactcataaacctaatgtgtgtatttatgaaaaatattaatcttacattcacatttcataactataaggcacataaaaccagattctataacaatacgcacatataacttatgtgtgcgcatacatagtttatacagttgacacatagaagataTGTGTGCGCTGTataacattagcatttcttcttcatatggatttgaagtggtttgaagcaaatagaattaacgtttggatttttttgagtgtatgcAGGTGTGACcagccccctgctaggcagccattttgtcctagccaacatctgcctttgttaaaatcaaaacaacccaatgctattgcacgggcgacgtgggcctagatgcagctaggcccatcatatgttgactactgtcaaagtccgtATATCCCCATAGCgaatgacaggagtgacaccctcctgggtgtgacccaaccagcgaatcccGACGGTAGTGGCTAAGAAGAGATAGCTTTATTACACCCAGGTTTGAATGAGTGCAACTCTACCAACACTGGTGTAGTGCAAAAGTTTCATCATAGATTGAATTCTTCACCCTCGTTTAACTTCTAAATCAGATTTATTGGTGCGTTAAATCTGGTTtaaacactcaaaaaaaagtaaacgttatgcctattgatttaacacatagatttttgcaattaacggaggcatatagacgctatttgctggcacataaaccaaatgtgtgtatttacaagaaatattaatcttacattcacatttcataactattagacacataaaaccccactctataacaatatgcacatataacttatgtgtgtgcatacatagtttatacagttgacacattgaagctatgtgtgcgcgtgataacaatagcatttcttcttcatatgaattttaagcggtttgaagcaaatagaattaacgtttggatttttttcagtgaacGACAAATGAGGGTAAACAAATCTTTCCTTACTGCCAAAATGCGTCAAACGATAATTTCGTCGTATTCAAAATTCATTGCAGAAAACTACTTCATGCTGTCAGTTTTCTCATCGACTCACGTGTCTCATAGAAACTCAGCAGAATCCACTTTCAAactataaacaagcataagtcgCCGATAGAAATACTGTGATTACCGCTCAAAACGAGGTTTTTTCCACGTTTACTACAACAAATCCTTGTGAAAAAGATtagtttttatcataaattaaCAACGAACTAAAAATTCACGGAAGAAGCATCATCTAGACGGAAAAAACATCTTTTGAACTGCCACCATCTCTATCAAATATTACGAACGAATTGAGGTTAGGAAAATGGATTTCAGTACCCTTCTGCAACAAGCCCAGAAACTGACCCACGAGACGCAAGTATCGGATGACTTGCCACGGGTGGAACGCACCCTGCCGCAGGTCCTGCAGGCCACGCAGGAACTGCATTCGCGGGTATCCCAGACCGGGGCGCAGGATATGCAAGCGTAAGTTTCGCACACATTTCTATAACCATTACTATTATTTATCCGCTTATATTACAGCCACATCTTGTTGGGTCACAAGGGTATCGATCTTCCGAAAATTTCCCAAAAATTAGAAACGCTGAGCTCCCGGAAGACCTTTGAACCGTTGGACCCAATTTCAACGACCGATATTCAGAGCTTCTTGCGCAACGAAAAAGAAAATGCCATTCTTTCGGTCATTGAGGAAGTACACAAGAACTCATTCCAGGCGGCCCAGAACCAAAAGTGGGAGCACACGATGAACGATTGGAAGCTGGAAAAGGTGAAGCTAATGAATGCATTGATTGGACCGTCACAGAACTGGATCGACATTCGGAAAGGGCCGGAGCCGACAATTCTGAACGAGAGCACCTTCGGTGGACGATCGTCCATGAACAATCAGGAGATGGCCTACGCCCGGGAGGTGTACGAGTACAACAAGCTGATCAATGAAGGAGCGATGCGGCCGTCACTGGTGCAACGCTTTGCTCAGGTAGCGGAAAGCTTCAACGATTCAAAGGTGAATGACATCTGGGAAATTATGAAATACATGACGAATGTGACGCCCAGTCCGAGGACACAGGATCCACTGAGGGTGCGCTGCACCCAGACGCAATTTATTGAACAGGCTAAGCGGTATCTTGAGAATCGCTACAAACTGTTTATGCAGACGGTTATCTCGGAACATTTACGAGACGCCCAGCGGGGTGGCATTCCGAGTATTTTAAATTTGGTCGGGTCGTTTGTGGGGCTAAAGTTTGCCAATCAGAATAATTCCAGCTTCATCGGGCTGCAGGATGGACACGTGGACGGAAAGCCTCTGTGGCCAATGGTGTACTACTGCCTGCGTTGCGGAGATATTGCCTCGGCGCTAAAGTGCATGCAGATGGCTGGACCGGGTCATGACGATTTTATTACAGTCCTGGAAGAGAAATGTAGGAATCCTGGCCAGAAAATCAACCCGAAGTTGGAACTTCAAATTCGTATGCAGTACAAGAGACAGATTCGGAATGCCATCGATCCTTACAAGCGAGCCGTATACTGCATCATCGGTTGCTGCGACATTCAAGAACAGCACCCGGAGGTAGCCAAGAGCTCCGATGATTTTCTGTGGATTCAGCTATCGTTAATACGTCCCGAGTCGGACGACAACTCGGAACATCTGACCTATTCCGGACTGCAGGCTATGATTCTGGAACAGTACGGTGAGAAGCACTTCAATGCCAATGATCAGCCGCATCTGTACTATCAGGTTCTCGCGCTGACCGGGCAGTTTGAAGCAGGCATTGAGTTTCTGTCCCGCTTCGAGAAGTACCGGGCTCATGCAGTGCATATTGCGCTGGCTTTAAATGAACTACATATGATTGGTGGTCCTAGGAATCTGCAAGAACCGTTGCGTAAGTTTTGTTGTGTTGTTTCAGTTTGGTATGAAAACTATTTCATCTTTTTTATTTCAGTATCGGTGGACATTGAAGACCCTCAACCAATGCGTCGACTTAACATTGCTCGACTGATCATGCTTTACGTGAAAAAGTTCGAAATAACTGATCCGGCAGAAGCACTGCAATATTTCTTCTTCCTGAGAAGTCTGAAGGACAGCGATGGTCGCAACTTGTTTTTGGTTTGCGTATCTGATCTAGCAATTGAGTGCCGAGACTTTGATTTGCTCTTTGGTAAGATGCAGAGAGATGGAATACGTTCCCGCGGGTTGATCGATCAGTTTGAGAGCAGTCACATCGACGCTAGAATGGCCTGTGAACTGATCGCCGAGGAGTTTGTCAAAAAGGGTATGTTCGAAGATGCCATAAAGCTGTTCGACTTAGCGGGAAATCAAGAGCAGGCTTTGCGCTACACTTCCATTATGTTGTCACAAGTGGTGCATCAACCGAACAAGCCTGGTACCTTGCGAGAGCGACTTCAGCGAGTGGCACTGGAATTCACTGAGCGGTATGTGGGGGCCGAAAAGAACTGTGACCCACAGACGTGGTCTACCTTCAGTTTGTTGAAAGAACTGGTCATTTTCTTTGATCACtatcacaacaaaaactttcAACCAGCTCTCGAAGTACTAGAACGGATCAAGCTGGTACCGCTGAAGATGTCCGATTTGGAAGCTTGTGTGCATAATTTTAAACGTCTTGGCGGCGAGGTATGCAAGGTTATCCCAGATTTGCTGATTTCGACCATGGATATAGCCTACAACAAGTATAAAGCGCTGAAGGGAAAAGATGTGACCAAATTTGACGATGCCGGGAGGGAAAGTGTGAGTCGCGTCCGCTCGTAGGTGTCTATCGTTTGATGATaatcaatattattttttacaGCAACTAATCTACCTTCGTGAGCAGGCGAAAGCATTGACCAACATGGCAGCGACTGTCCCCTATCGAATGCCTGGTGATACCAACAATCGTCTGGTGCAAACGGAAATTCTCATGCACTAGGTTCGGATGAGCAAACCAGTACGATCTAATTTTGTTAAGAATAAGTAACAAAATACTGATTTCATATGAACAAGCTCatcattaatttgattttcatttgTTATACGATTCAGTAATAAGTTTCGAAAATATTAGCCATCAATTTACTTCTGAAGACTGGTTACGCTGAAATTTTTACTTAGTTCATCGTAAGCTCCCTCTTTAAAGGCTTTATAGTCGATTAGCATGTCCTTGAAAGCAAGAAAATCGGTCAACGTATACAGCAGTTCGAAAATCTCCCCATCCACCTGCGACTTTTTGTTTTCCAACTCCAGAGCAAACCGGTCCATATCGAAGAAGCTCATCTTTTCGTTCAGGTTCTCTACGATGTACGTCTCCACCAGATTGGTGTACTTCTGGTAGATCTCCGTATAGACGATCTTGTTCTCGTCGTCCGACTCAAACAGATGGTAGTAGCaattcatgaactggttcacCAAGTTCTACACAGGAAAGGATAGTTTGAATAGAACGAATAATCCGGATCGCTAAAATTCTACCTGAAATTCTTCCCCAATCACAATGTCCTCGATGTGACCGATCACGGTATCGAAATAATCGGTTGAACTCTGTCGTTTCACCTGATTTTCGTCAAGTTCCATTATACCTAAAAGATATGCGAATTTTTGAGCGGGCGGCATTTGTTTTGTAAAAACCATGGAAACGAGAAAGCCCGCTTTTCAAAAATGCGAAACATGTTGCATCCGTTGTGGTAAGCTGGTAGAGAGTAGTTATCCTCTAGGGAGAGATATGCGGAGGAAAAAAAAGACAAAGGTAAATATCGCGATAAAAAACTAGCATCACTTATTGCGAACCAAGTTTTGCGTGACTTTATTATcataacgtttattttaaaaataagaaatgaagtgcaTTGGAAAATTTTGTGCGAATCGGCCTTGTAATTACGCTCTAATAGctgaaataagttttttttcggtACCCGAAGGATGCTGCATTACGCGATAAATGGGTTGAATTTTTCGAGTTCCGGCGTTCCCGTTGCTGGATTCTTTGCGGCTATGTAGCGCAAGTATTATTCAaacaaaaatcagtaaatatgtATATAATAAGAAGAGAATACTGCAAAGAAAAACTCCGTTCCTGTGTATTCGCACGTTACGCAGTTATAGGAGcttaagaaaaacaaaaaagcaaactTTTGATGATGGATCTATTTCTCGCAGAAAACCATTCTTGACCCTATCGAACAACGGAAGCAAGAAGATAGATTAGATGCATAAAATATACCATGCGGTAGCTTTCGGACAAAAAATCATCTCTTCAGATCAATCAAAAGCAACACTGCCAGCAACGCAACCATCTGGAAAAAATCAGATAGAAGGTATTACTGACGATTCCGCCGGGAATCCTACCTTTGGAtataggttggttaccctaattGAACAGCATTATTCTTGTCAGGAAAGTTCAACTTACAATAGCGcctatttataattattttgttgtctaatgtttatcaacaaaaataaaaaaataacattactATCCAAAAATATTGCACCAATGCAGTCAAATAATGATCGACTGGCTCAAAATGTTGACAGTAAGCTGGCTCAAGATGGCGTCTTCGCATATCTCTCCCTAGAGGATAACTAGTAGAGAGACTTGTTTGTGTTGCAAAGGTAACCCTTGCGACATAAAAA is part of the Topomyia yanbarensis strain Yona2022 chromosome 1, ASM3024719v1, whole genome shotgun sequence genome and encodes:
- the LOC131677006 gene encoding ADP-ribosylation factor-like protein 2-binding protein isoform X2 — its product is MELDENQVKRQSSTDYFDTVIGHIEDIVIGEEFQNLVNQFMNCYYHLFESDDENKIVYTEIYQKYTNLVETYIVENLNEKMSFFDMDRFALELENKKSQVDGEIFELLYTLTDFLAFKDMLIDYKAFKEGAYDELSKNFSVTSLQK
- the LOC131677003 gene encoding mRNA cap guanine-N7 methyltransferase, translating into MTDPAENVVFGQPRRLSEESDSSDENPAGTDRNAPSTDRDIPGQSNPGKRAASDDSDDSHSNEKKHKSNHTAVVATHYNQIEERGLQERTKSRIFYMRNFNNWIKSILINKYLDIVKEKTTRGNPLRVMDMCCGKGGDLLKWSKGNITHLICTDIAEVSVEQCEARYKKMRPTNEGGKFFTAEFFTADATLQRLREKYKDVSIDLNLVSCQFAFHYCFESLKQAEFMLKNAAECLKEGGYFIGTIPDANEIMKRQRAAGSDSFGNEVYRISFLCDTEKPPLFGAKYNFQLDGVVDCPEFLVHFPTLIKLAQKFGLRLIEKKRFDELYEESISNWRGLIEKMQALETFPGQSRSDCERQQNKEEYRHAEHFLDQKKDGRRGKVGTLSKSEWEAGTLYMFFAFQKMKTSWDKNGKPVYS
- the LOC131677006 gene encoding ADP-ribosylation factor-like protein 2-binding protein isoform X3, with protein sequence MPPAQKFAYLLGIMELDENQVKRQSSTDYFDTVIGHIEDIVIGEEFQNLVNQFMNCYYHLFESDDENKIVYTEIYQKYTNLVETYIVENLNEKMSFFDMDRFALELENKKSQDMLIDYKAFKEGAYDELSKNFSVTSLQK
- the LOC131677005 gene encoding nuclear pore complex protein Nup93-1, which codes for MDFSTLLQQAQKLTHETQVSDDLPRVERTLPQVLQATQELHSRVSQTGAQDMQAHILLGHKGIDLPKISQKLETLSSRKTFEPLDPISTTDIQSFLRNEKENAILSVIEEVHKNSFQAAQNQKWEHTMNDWKLEKVKLMNALIGPSQNWIDIRKGPEPTILNESTFGGRSSMNNQEMAYAREVYEYNKLINEGAMRPSLVQRFAQVAESFNDSKVNDIWEIMKYMTNVTPSPRTQDPLRVRCTQTQFIEQAKRYLENRYKLFMQTVISEHLRDAQRGGIPSILNLVGSFVGLKFANQNNSSFIGLQDGHVDGKPLWPMVYYCLRCGDIASALKCMQMAGPGHDDFITVLEEKCRNPGQKINPKLELQIRMQYKRQIRNAIDPYKRAVYCIIGCCDIQEQHPEVAKSSDDFLWIQLSLIRPESDDNSEHLTYSGLQAMILEQYGEKHFNANDQPHLYYQVLALTGQFEAGIEFLSRFEKYRAHAVHIALALNELHMIGGPRNLQEPLLSVDIEDPQPMRRLNIARLIMLYVKKFEITDPAEALQYFFFLRSLKDSDGRNLFLVCVSDLAIECRDFDLLFGKMQRDGIRSRGLIDQFESSHIDARMACELIAEEFVKKGMFEDAIKLFDLAGNQEQALRYTSIMLSQVVHQPNKPGTLRERLQRVALEFTERYVGAEKNCDPQTWSTFSLLKELVIFFDHYHNKNFQPALEVLERIKLVPLKMSDLEACVHNFKRLGGEVCKVIPDLLISTMDIAYNKYKALKGKDVTKFDDAGRESQLIYLREQAKALTNMAATVPYRMPGDTNNRLVQTEILMH
- the LOC131677006 gene encoding ADP-ribosylation factor-like protein 2-binding protein isoform X1; translation: MPPAQKFAYLLGIMELDENQVKRQSSTDYFDTVIGHIEDIVIGEEFQNLVNQFMNCYYHLFESDDENKIVYTEIYQKYTNLVETYIVENLNEKMSFFDMDRFALELENKKSQVDGEIFELLYTLTDFLAFKDMLIDYKAFKEGAYDELSKNFSVTSLQK